ATGTAAGCGTCGTCGGGATCGGGGGTGTGAGCTATACGTAGCACTGCCAGGGCACACGCCACCATGAGTGGAGCAGTGGAGGTTCCTCCAACCTAAAAGGAATTTTCTTTTTACAGCCCCCGAAGCGGTTTCCGTCACTGAGATTACCTTCTACCTCTTACCTTCTTTAGCAACCATGTTGACGAGGCTATCACTGGATCAGCATGACCTACGTCGAACAATCTTGCTAGCGGCTTGCACTTAGCCCTTAAGAGGAATATTGTATAAGCTTCAGCGGCGGTCTCAGGATAATCCAAGAATGCCTCAAGATTTGCAATACCCTTCACAAGGATGAGGGAACCATGGCCTAGGAGTCTCCGTGCCTCCTTTGCGGCCCTAGGATGGAAGACTGGGTATCTACCGCCCGTACCTATTATCCACGCTCTTGGTGCAATCTTAGCAGCAAGACCTACGGCCTCGTCACGGGTTACGTCGACCTCATAAGGCTCACTTCTAACCACCATGTAGAGCGGCTTACCATACTTTGTAGCTAGTTGCCATGCCGCAGCGATGTCGAACACTGCTTCGCCAGCGTTATCTAGAACTACTACAATCCTCTCAGCAGCCTCAAGGAGTCTATCGATATCGTGCTCAGAGATGCCTAGCCACACAGGCCGGTCTCGGAGCCCGCGCAGAAGCTTCTCTATTCCAGGCGTATATCCGGGCATTGGTATATCGACGCCATTAGCTGCAGCCATAAGGGATAATAGCTCTGACGTAGACATGGAATCGATGTCAAGTGCCCCCAGTGCTTCTAAAGCAGCCTTGTTGAGAGCGTTCTTGCGGTCACGATAGAGATCCTTAACTCCAACAAGCTTCTCAAGATAATCGTAGGATTCGACGAACACAGTTGTACGGCTAGGCCACCTAGCTACAAGCTCAGCTGCCTTAGCCAACATACGTGCTTGTCTCTCCCGATCCCCGGCTAGGAACTGGAGCCTCCCGTAGACTAGACAGAATACGCAATCAAGAGGATCTAGTGGTTCTCTCATTCTCTTAGTAACCGCGAATCCAGCTCCACATCCTCCACCCCGCAACTATATTGATCGGAACCCTAGGCCACTACCTAAGGCCTCAGACTGTGGGAGCAGTAACTCATCCCTTTTAAAGCTAGCTATAAGCTTCACATCATCTGACATATAGCTATGAAAGCCTTCCATTCATGGAACTAGGTGGCAGCGTACTAGCATCCTCTTTACGTGATGATAGGGGTATAGAACTGTGTCAGTATATTGCGCTGAGCATAGGGTTAAATAATAATCACAAATTGTATATGGAGTTCAACACGTACCGCAGACGAAAAGCTATACAGTAGCCTCCAATATCATTATAAAGTTACGTGGTGGGTCGGAGGTCTCGACTCTAAGATGCCTACAAGCCAAGCCGTAACGACCGAACTAGAAGGTATGTTAGCAGCTCTCATCGGGCTACTAGTAGTCCTCATAGTACTCATGTATAGTATCAGGATCATCCGTGAATATGAACGCGCAGTTGTCTTCAGACTTGGCAGAATCATAGGCATAAAAGGCCCTGGTATAGTCATTGTCATACCTATAATAGACAAGATAGTCGTGATAGATCTGCGTATACATACTGTGGACGTGCCTCGGCAACGAATAATTACTCGTGATAATGTAGAAGTCTCTGTGGATGCAGTAGTATACTATCGCGTACAAGACCCTCTTAAAGCTGTACTAACTGTACGCAACTACCACTTAGCAGTAACTATGCTAGCACAGACAGTGCTACGAGACATAATCGGGAAAAGCGAGCTAGACGACCTGCTCATGAAACGTGAGGAACTAAACAAGGAGCTCCAGAAGATACTTGACGAACTAACGGACCCCTGGGGGATTAAGGTAACAGCAGTAACTATCAAGGAGGTCGTGCTACCCGAGGGTATGGTCCGGGCTATGGCCAGGCAGGCAGAGGCTGAGAGGTGGAGAAGAGCCAAGATAATAGAAGCTGAGGGTGAGCGCCAGGCAGCTAAGATACTTGCAGAAGCTGCTGAGCTATACGAGAGACACCCAGCCGCACTCCGGCTTAGAGAGCTGCAAACGCTGATAGAGGTAGCTAAGGAGAAGAATATGCTAATCTTCTACCCTCTAGGCTTGGGTGCTGAGGGTGCTACAGCAGCAGCACTTGGCCTGGCAAGTGCTTATTTAAAAGGGCGCAGAAATGACGGCGATTAATGTTTGCCTTACTTCGCGGAGTATAGTGTAAGGAGTAATATGTTTTTAAAATCTAGTATTAAAGTTCTATTATTATGGGAATAGTTTTAGATATGGAGTAAAATTTAGTTAAAGCTATAGTGCTAATGGATAACAGTTTTTATAGCTAGAGAGCCCTAGAAAGACTGGTGCACAAAAAGTGTCTTCGCCGATGAGGGTCGTACTTACAGATTTCACTAGAATAGAGGGTGTACAGGCTGCAGCAATAGTTTCCAAGGACGGTTTTGTCATAGACCATGTATTCACGGGTGAAGCTAGTTTCGATCCGGACTCGTTAGCGGCAATGGTCACAACACTTTATGGTGCGGCTACTCGTCTGGGAGATGAGCTAAATCTTGGTGAAATAACTGGTGTAATAATTGAGTACCGTAATAGCTACATGCTCTTCGATGATGTAGGTGAAGCGCTAGTAGTTATTGTGGCAGATCGTCGTGCCATATTGGGACGACTGCGGTATGAGTTGAGAAAACAAAGAGAACGTATTAAGAGCGTACTTTAACGGCCCATCACATGTGTTGAATAGAAGTGGCACGTGAGTATACTCAATCGTCAATTTCAAGTACTATCATACTGTTTTAAATTTATATGCTATGATTTCTTAAACTGAAATATGAGAATATGGTAGCATTGCTGTAAACTACAAATGAAGTGTGATG
The window above is part of the Pyrodictium delaneyi genome. Proteins encoded here:
- a CDS encoding damage-control phosphatase ARMT1 family protein; the protein is MREPLDPLDCVFCLVYGRLQFLAGDRERQARMLAKAAELVARWPSRTTVFVESYDYLEKLVGVKDLYRDRKNALNKAALEALGALDIDSMSTSELLSLMAAANGVDIPMPGYTPGIEKLLRGLRDRPVWLGISEHDIDRLLEAAERIVVVLDNAGEAVFDIAAAWQLATKYGKPLYMVVRSEPYEVDVTRDEAVGLAAKIAPRAWIIGTGGRYPVFHPRAAKEARRLLGHGSLILVKGIANLEAFLDYPETAAEAYTIFLLRAKCKPLARLFDVGHADPVIASSTWLLKKVRGRR
- a CDS encoding slipin family protein: MPTSQAVTTELEGMLAALIGLLVVLIVLMYSIRIIREYERAVVFRLGRIIGIKGPGIVIVIPIIDKIVVIDLRIHTVDVPRQRIITRDNVEVSVDAVVYYRVQDPLKAVLTVRNYHLAVTMLAQTVLRDIIGKSELDDLLMKREELNKELQKILDELTDPWGIKVTAVTIKEVVLPEGMVRAMARQAEAERWRRAKIIEAEGERQAAKILAEAAELYERHPAALRLRELQTLIEVAKEKNMLIFYPLGLGAEGATAAALGLASAYLKGRRNDGD
- a CDS encoding roadblock/LC7 domain-containing protein, coding for MSSPMRVVLTDFTRIEGVQAAAIVSKDGFVIDHVFTGEASFDPDSLAAMVTTLYGAATRLGDELNLGEITGVIIEYRNSYMLFDDVGEALVVIVADRRAILGRLRYELRKQRERIKSVL